The Zea mays cultivar B73 chromosome 7, Zm-B73-REFERENCE-NAM-5.0, whole genome shotgun sequence DNA segment CACCTCAGTCTCTGAGTAGTTTCTCCCTAAAGAATCATCTATAATCTCTGCAAGTGTTCCCTCGCTCCAGTGCTTCCATACCTATCATTGATTTCATGTGTTTACAATTGGCAACAATATATTGTATAATTTTACAAGTAGTCTTATAGGTAGTATAGTGTTTTAAGGTCAAATACTCACAATGCTCACAACATCCTCGTTTTGCTCGTCGAAGTAATGCCCATTGTTCTTTTGTCCTGTTACAATCTCTATAACAAGGATGCCGAAACTAAATACATCTGATTTTATGGAGTATTGTCCACGCATCACATACTCGGGAGACATGTAGCCGCTGCAATAAGAAGAATTAGCAATATGGTCAATTAGAGGGCATTATGTATATAAATCGAACATTGAATGATTAACTACTAGATGACAGTGATTGATTACAATGTCCCAACGATGTGGTTTGTGATGCCTCGAGTCTGATCTTGCAAAAAGAGCCTGGCTAGGCCAAAGTCACCAATCTTAGGGTTCATATTTGAATCCAACAGAATATTGCTTGCTTTTAGGTCACGGTGAACTATCTTATTTTGAGAGTCTTCATGAAGATATTGCAATCCACGTGCAACTCCTTCAATTATGTTGAATCGTTTCCTCCAATCTAGTTGTCTTTTCTTCTCATGATCTAAATTATAAGCAACTTTTAAGGTTAGTACAACTACAAAAAGTTAACAACACATGCATATTCTTAAGGAAGATTATTTCCAGTACCAAAAAGAATATTGTCAAGGCTTTTGTTGGGCATGTACTCATAGACGAGCAACCTCTCTCCCTCTTCTAAGCAGAAACCCTCCAGTCGAACAAGATTTCTGTGATGAAGTTTTGCCATCAAACCTAGCTCATTTTTTAGTTCCTCTAGCCCCTGATCTAAACCCTTTGGTAGCCTCTTCACAGCCACTTCTTGTCCAGAAAGATTGCCCTACATCGGTTTTATTATCGACATAAGTTAATCAAATGAACTGGATATAAAATGTTGGAACATTCGAGAAGCTTCAAAGTATTATGTCATAATAGTTAAGTTTAaactttttttttgaaaaaaaaaacatGCGTACAAGTCCATGATTTGTATATATGATTACTTCATACTTTGACAACCTGATATGAACCAACTATCCATGTATGTTGTACAACAATCACACAAACTCTTTTACATAAATCTTGCTATAAACTTGCAAAAGAACTGTTAATAGAGAGGGTGTTATCATACCTTGTAAACTGTTCCAAATCCCCCTTCGCCTAGTTTATTGCTTTCATCAAAATTATTTGTTGCTGCTTGTAGTGATGGCAACGATAACAATATCGACTTGATGCTTTCGATGTCCTCGGCCATATAAGCTAGCAAATTTGCACCGGTTTAGTTTTAAGTGTTAAAGACCGAAATGTATGATAGCTTGATACCAAACAATACAAAAGACTTACTTGTGTCTGTTTGGGGAAGATTTGTTCCTTGGTATGTTCTCTTCTTACGAACAATCCAAATGCAGAGGGCTATGGCAGCTATTGCAGCAACAAATACTATCGGCAATATAATTCCGAGAAGTTTGCCAACTGAATTTTTCTTACCTGGtgattttgcaaaaaaaaaatgaAAAATGGATTTAGGTTTGTCTAGCAATTGATGCGTCAGCTTTCTTTTATGTTGCTCGTCATTATAATGATGTTGTTGAATCTTACTATTACTGATTATATGCCCCCAACACAGCCTCCACGCATTATTAGAAACAACTGGCGTTTAATTTGTGCACTTGAATCATCATCATAAACAATAGTCATTGGATCTATTTTGTTGTAATAAAAAAATATTATCTCTGCCACTACGAACATAAAGTCACCTCTAAATTtacatataaattgtacatatctaTCATTATAAAAGTCTAGCAAACTCGCAAAAGAGAAAAGGCCAAAGTCTCGACACCAATACATAGAGTTTTGTGTTTACAACATTTTATTTTTATTGCACTTAATACTACATATTTGGTACAAAACCTATATAGTTTTATCGTGGCGTAAGCAAAGGCTCGGCAATTATCTTTTGTAAAAATAGAAGGATTGTTTTAACTATCTGTTTAGCTACAAATTTAGGTAGTTGTTTTGAATTAATGTAAAATTAGAGGTTATTTATATATTTTGTATAATGATAGAGGTGATTTATAGCACAGAATAGATATATACAATGATTATTATGACGATGAACGATGATCAGTAGAGTATATATAACAAATTAAATATGACAGGTTTCTAATTATGACGATGAACGATGACATGAAGTATCTAGATAAGCGCTCACCTCCTGTGGTGCCAGGTAGAACATCCGTGGAAGGCACCGGAGCTGGAGCGGCCTCCTCGCCGTTCATCTGCAGCTTCACCATCGGGCTGCCGGTGTAGAAGTTCCCCGTTTCGAACCTGAGGTTGCATCGCGAACCGTCGAGCCTCGCGCCGATCTCCTTGCTGTCGAACTTCTGCCACCACTGCGCCAGCAAGTCGTCCAGGCAGCTCCGGCACTGCACCGGCGATATGTCCCCCGCGCACTGCGCCATGGACCAGATGCCGGTCGGGAACCGCGGGTCGACCCCCGCCATCTGGCCCGTGGCGAAGTACTTCCTGGGAGACAAGGACGGGGCGGAGCTGTCCACCGCGTAGCGCGCGGTGGCGTTGAGCAGCCTGGTGATGGCGCCGTCGTAGGCCGTCACGTTGACTCCCGCGGGGACGCTGTTGCCGTTGATGAGGTCTCTCATGCCGGTGTTGTTGGTGGTGGCGAGGAAGTCCGTGGGGGCGAGGCGGACGTAGCACTGGTTGTAGACGAGCGCGGCGTCCCGGGTGCCGTTGCAGACCCGGTACACGTCCTGGCCGGCGTTGGTGCCGCAGTCGAAGCAGTCGGTGGGGCTGAGGTCGCCGCGGCAGAGTATGAGCCCGTACACGGCGTCGGCGCCCGCGCCGGCGGAGCCCGTCGCGAAGAGGGCGGGCGTGTTGGACGCGTTTGCCTGGAGGCTGAGGATGAGCTGCTTGATGTTTTTGGCGTAGGCGCTGCCGGCCGAGTAGTTGCCGGTGGTGTCGTCGCACGTCGGCCACGGGCCCACCCACGGCTGCGCGGCGGCGGAGGGGAGAAGCGTGAGCGTGACGGCCGACGCGAGcagcgctgctgctgctgctgctagcaGGGCGCGGCCGTGCATGGCGCACGCGAAGGGAGGAGCCATACAGCCAGCGCAGTGCAGGGGGGAGAACCGGTGAGCTGAAGCGATGGGTGCAGAGAAACTTGGCACGGAGAGGAGCTCAGAGTCCGACCATCATCAGCTATGCATGCGTGACAATGGCATCGGTAGCCGGTATTATATGATATAGTAGCCAAAAGCCAAAAACTGACGGAAAGATGAGCTGCAACTGCAACAAGTTGCTTGGCCAGTTTCGCAGAAACCTGACCAGAGCAGGTGCACGTGTTTCACTCAACTTGGTATTTTGGTCCAGTCTCGAGTGACCAGAGGAGCTGCACGCTACTGAGTGGGGGTGGGGGTTGCCTATCCACCGGAGGAGCCGAGACAAGACAGCGGCGTGGCTGGTGGTTTCTTCGGTCGCCGAGACTGCTGCAGGTCGCACAAAACAAAGAGAGAGGTGGGCCAAGTTGGAGCAACTAATCATTCTTGTAAATTAATCATTCTTGTAAATTATATAAAAAAGACATGAATAAAAAAACGGGTACAGAGGTCAGCACAAAACAAAGAGAGAGGTGGGCAAGTCGGAGCAACTAATCATTCTTGTAAATTAAGTGTAGTTGCGGACGGACTTCGCAGTAGTGAAGGTCCACATCCACACCCTCAATCCTTGGGCGTCAATGGCGGACCGGATCCTTGCGCTTGGGCGCATGCATTCACATTCCCGCGACGCGACCCGAGCATATGCTGCGAACACAACGGACTATGGGTAGAGATGTCCAAATGGGTCgcctggcccggcccggcccgggcccggtgaagcccgaccCGTCATGCACAGTTATAAAACAGGGCCGGGCCGTCTAGGCACGCGGGCTCAATTTCCTGTCTGAGCCCGGCCCGCATCGGATCTAAACGGGCcgggtttagcacgaaaaaagcgggccGAAAAGCGTGCTAtgcgggccggtaagcacgttttagtgtaaaaaaagcgAGCTTAatgggcttagaggtaaacgggccgtgccgggctagcccactatgcctagtttcttgtccgagcccggcccgcttattcgtgccgggccggcccgggcccgcatagaaccgggtcgtgccgggctcggacaggGCCCAAACAATGGGCCTCGTGTTTATTGGACATCTATAACTATGGGCCTGTTTGGACAGGCGTCGCAGTACGCCTAACCCGCGGCAGCCGATTTGGGCGCCACACCCGCGGCGGCCGGAGTGTGGCGCGGTGTGGCGTCCGAGGCAGCCTACCAAACAGGCTCTATGTCCAGCAGCAGCTTACGCAACAGGTCACACAACATACTCATTTTGTGTTTCTATTGTGTTTGTATTGCAATATGTTTTCTCCTTTCCTCCTTCGGTTCTCTTGCAATTCATCCTCATTATACATTCACTTGTTGCTCTAAGTCTTAATTTCTCACAATTCAAGAGAGCAACATGCGCAAGTAGAACTTATAAATTTGCTCCGATCAAACCGTATTGTGGTCTAACCTTTAATTGCGATCAATTTTATTCTTTATttgataaattttaggtttcacatattcacccctctctaggcaactttcaaatcCACAATTACAAATGGCAACTACAAATCACACTTTGTGATAAATCAAACTAGTTGATCTAAACTACTATACATCAAGATGCGAACAAGTAACAATATGCTACTATCAACAATTGTTTGTGCTACCTAGGAGACATATGTGTAATAGTACATGAATTATAGGAGTAAGGAGTGCTTCTATCCAAGAAAAATGTGGGCCTCGCAGCAGACGGTATAGAACTAGTATCATCACCATTAAGCATCACCATGACATCGGACATCGTAGGTCGATCCATTGGACTATGTTGAAGGCACAACAAACCAATGTTAACGCATTTTAGCACCTCGCTCTCCGAGTAATTTCTCCCAAGAGAATCATCTATCATCTCTACAATTGTTCCCTCAGTCCAGTGTCTCCATACCTAGAATGGGTTTCATGGGTTCACAATGCGAAATAATATAATCTAGCAATATGCAAGTACTATTAGAGGCGTATATATAGTATGTTCATTGAAAAGTACTCACGAGGCTTATAATATCTTCATTTTGCTCATCAAAGAAGTAGTGCCCAATGTTTCTCCGCCCTGTTATGATCTCTATAACAAGGATCCCAAAACTGAACACGTCTGATTTTGTGGAAAACTGTCCACGCATCACATACTCAGGAGACATGTAGCCACTGCATAGAGAAGAATTAGCAACATGGTTAGATAGAGGGAATTATGCACCTAAATAGGAGATTATAATAACAGTTGTTGGATAACAAAGATTGATTACAATGTCCCAACAATGTGTTTTGTGACATCTCGAGTCTGATCTTGCCCAAAGAGTCTAGCTAGGCCAAAGTCTCCAATCTTAGGGTTCATGTCTTCATCCAACAAAACATTGCTCGCTTTCATGTCACGATGTATAATCTTCTTTTGAGATTCCTCATGGAGATATTGTAATCCTCTAGCAACTCCTCCTATTATGTTGAACCGTTTCCTCCAATCTAGTCGTATTTTTTCCTCGGGGTCTACAAAAGAAATCAAAATTTTGATATTACATCAGAAGTAGAGATGCTAAAATCATAAATTCATTTATGAAGATCATTTCTTATACCAAAAAGAATAGTGTCAAGGCTTTTGTTGGGCATGTACTCATAGACAAGCAATCTTTCTCCCTCTTCTAAGCAAAAACCTTCTAGGCGGACAAGGTTCTTATGGTGAAGTTTGGCGACCAGAACTAACTCATTTTTTAGTTCTTCTAGCCCCTGACCCGAACCTTTTGACAACCTCTTCACAGCCACTTGTTGTCCAGAAAGATCTCCCTACAAAAAATTAGTATATCTGTGAAGTTGATTGAACGATACAATATAAATGTTAAAGATTTCTAAAAGCTCCATGTATTACAATTCACAATAGTTGAGTATGATTATTTTTTAACAAACTTGAGTTCTATGTTGATGTTTTATAGTCATACTCTAATAATTCTTTGTATAAATCAACTAATGTATGTTGTTCAGTATTCATGCATattcttttacataaaagtttgcTATAAAATTGCACATAAGTTAGCAGTGAAAGGGTGTCATCATACCTTATAAACTACACCGAATCCCCCTTCACCAAGTTTATTGTTTTCATCAAAGTTACTTGTTGCAACTTGTAGTGATGACAATGATAATAAAGTTGACTTGATGCTTTCAAAGTCCTCGGCCATATGAGCTGATAAATTTGCATCATTTCAATTATCGGTGCAAAATAATAGAAGTTTTTATAGCTTCATACCAAACTATACTTAGGACTTACTTCCGTGTGGCAGCTTTATTCCTCGATATCTTCTCTTTTTACAAACAAAGAGGACTATGGCAGTTACTACAACAACAAACATTATTGGCAATATGATTCCAAGAAGCTTGCCCGATGAATTATTTTTACCTATGATTTTCGCAAAAAGATTCTCAATTCAATGGAGCTCAATATTGTATACAAAAGTGTAGATGAATCTGGAGAGAACAATGAATCTGATGCTAGTTGTTTTCACAATAGCGATCAACATATTTTGCATTCAATCAATTACAAGATGAATACTAGGATTTGAAAAAAAACAGAAAGGAAACTTATCAAGACGAAACGTTTTGATAAATGCAAGAgcactacaaatttgtcatgacaTTGAAATGAGAATACAAAAGAACTACTTCAAGTCAATCTAGGTTTTAGTTTAATCAAGTCAATTTTTTCATAGTAAGTATACAAAGATCTTGAATTTATAGATTGACAAGCGTTGATATTTACTTCTTTCATTGTAAAATAAGTTATCATAACTTATTTCTTTTTGTATCTAATATATTATTTTTTTATGTAAGTTGTAAGTCAAAATTCCATTGTATAGAGTATCGATCTCTTGATGGACCTATATTTCCTCAAACATATTAATCAAATATACTAATACAAGTATGTAGTTTGAGTAGTTATATTTAGATGATTATCCAAAATTTAAGGCAATTGTCCTCAATCAAACTTAAAAaaccattttttttctttttaggaTGTAAATTCCGTTACTTAATCTTTTTCTTCCTTTATTTACACATTAATCAATATCACCATGATAGTCTGATTAACCAAACACATTAGCTTCTTAATATAACATCAGATCAACTATCTGTTTGAAATAAGAGCATAGCTAAGTTGATTGGTCACAAAGTTAGTTAATCAACATATTtattatcttagcatttaatcgaCAAAAGAAGCATCTATGTTAATTCGAAAGTCATAGAAAATACCCCATTAATCGGAGCAAATAAAATCAAAGTGCATTTAAACACATTGATAAATTATCTACCATAGCCATTAGGCGAAAAAAATCCCTTGCTAATTtacttgtcaccaaatcaacccttagGAGAAGCTTTAGTTAGATTGTTTAGAACTCATATAACTAATTTAACTAATTTTAGGTGCGAACAATTATTTAAATAGGTTCCAAAGATGCCGTTAGTTGCCAATACGTAGCTACTAAGCTGCTAATCAAATGAAATAGAATAAGCGTTCACCTGCCATGGAAGGCGCTTGCGCTGGAACGACCACTTCGCTGTTCATCTGCAGCTTCACCATGGGGCTGCTGGTGTAGAACTTGTCCCCCAGGTCAGACTTGAGGTTGCACCGCGAGCCAGCGAACATCGCGCTTTCCCCGTCCGGCTTGAACCCACTTCCGTTCCACCACAGTGTCATCAGGTCATCCAGGCACCTCCGGCACTGTGCCGGCGCCAGGTCCCCCGCACACTGCGCCAGGGACCAGATGTTGGGGACCCGCGGGTCGAGCCCCACGAACTGCCCCGTCGCGAAGTACAGCCTCGGCGGCGACGACGGGACCGAGCTGTCCACCGCGTACCGCGCGGTGGCGTTGAGCAGCCGCCTGAGCGCGGCGTCGTAGGCCGCGACGTCGACGCCGCTGGGGATGCTGGCGCCGCCGACGACGCTCACCAGGCCGGTGTTGTTGGGCGAGGCGAGGAAGTCGGTGGCGGCGACGCGGACGTAGCACTGGTTGTCGGCGAGCGCGGCGTCCCTGGTGCGGTTGCAGAGCGGCTGCACAGCCTGCACGTCCTGCCACGCGCGGGTGCCGCAGTCGAAGCAGTCGTTGCTGCTGACGTCGCCGCGGCAGATCATGAGCCCGTGGACGGCGGCCGCGCCCGCTCCGACGGAGCCGGACGCGAAGTAGGCGGGCGAGTCGGACGCGTTCGTCTGGAGGCCCAGGATGAGCTGCAGGGTGTTGTTGGCGTAGGCGCTGCCGGCCAGGTAGTTGCCGCTGGCGCCGTTGCAGCTCGGCCACGGCTGCGCGACGGCCGACGACGCGAGCAGCAGCACTGCTGCGGCTACTACTAGCAGGACGGTGACGCGGCCGTGCATGGCGCGCGCGAAGGAGGAAGGATCTGTGAGCTGCTGGACTGATGGTGCACAGAAGCTTGGCAGCTTGGCACGGAGGAGCGCTCGATGCAAGAGGAGGATCGATGCACCAGTGCTACGCATTGCGATGGTCAATGGCACATTGGCAAGTTGGATATGGATATGATTCTTGGATATTGGTTGCAGCAGGTGGGTTGGTGATTGGTGTGTCATGGCCATGCCAAGTGGATGGTGACTTGCCGGGTTTTTTTCCCCCTTTGGGACGCCATTAACGGCGAATTCCACAAGATGGCAAGAGGAGCTGCAAGTTGCTTGGCCATCAGTTTCGCCGAAACCAGACCAGACCACGTGTTCCGAATTAAGTTAGGCATCCACTGGAAGCTGGATATGGATTAAACAAAACAAAGCCTGGGCCGTCGACGTCACCGGGCAATTTGGCGCGAAAAGAGGTACTAGAAGGATTTCTGCGAGTTGTGCACAGAATAAACATAGGTAGGTCAGGTCGCCCCGAGCCTGAGTCCCAGTCCCAGCTGCTAACACACACACACAGTGACATAGAAGAAAAGAACGTAGCTGATAAAATGTTGTACGTTCAACGTTCAACGTCCACATCCACATGAGCTCATACCTCAACCGCCTCAAGC contains these protein-coding regions:
- the LOC103633265 gene encoding cysteine-rich receptor-like protein kinase 10, with protein sequence MAMTHQSPTHLLQPISKNHIHIQLANVPLTIAMRSTGASILLLHRALLRAKLPSFCAPSVQQLTDPSSFARAMHGRVTVLLVVAAAVLLLASSAVAQPWPSCNGASGNYLAGSAYANNTLQLILGLQTNASDSPAYFASGSVGAGAAAVHGLMICRGDVSSNDCFDCGTRAWQDVQAVQPLCNRTRDAALADNQCYVRVAATDFLASPNNTGLVSVVGGASIPSGVDVAAYDAALRRLLNATARYAVDSSVPSSPPRLYFATGQFVGLDPRVPNIWSLAQCAGDLAPAQCRRCLDDLMTLWWNGSGFKPDGESAMFAGSRCNLKSDLGDKFYTSSPMVKLQMNSEVVVPAQAPSMAGKNNSSGKLLGIILPIMFVVVVTAIVLFVCKKRRYRGIKLPHGTHMAEDFESIKSTLLSLSSLQVATSNFDENNKLGEGGFGVVYKGDLSGQQVAVKRLSKGSGQGLEELKNELVLVAKLHHKNLVRLEGFCLEEGERLLVYEYMPNKSLDTILFDPEEKIRLDWRKRFNIIGGVARGLQYLHEESQKKIIHRDMKASNVLLDEDMNPKIGDFGLARLFGQDQTRDVTKHIVGTFGYMSPEYVMRGQFSTKSDVFSFGILVIEIITGRRNIGHYFFDEQNEDIISLVWRHWTEGTIVEMIDDSLGRNYSESEVLKCVNIGLLCLQHSPMDRPTMSDVMVMLNGDDTSSIPSAARPTFFLDRSTPYSYNSCTITHMSPR
- the LOC100286383 gene encoding Cysteine-rich receptor-like protein kinase 10 precursor is translated as MAPPFACAMHGRALLAAAAAALLASAVTLTLLPSAAAQPWVGPWPTCDDTTGNYSAGSAYAKNIKQLILSLQANASNTPALFATGSAGAGADAVYGLILCRGDLSPTDCFDCGTNAGQDVYRVCNGTRDAALVYNQCYVRLAPTDFLATTNNTGMRDLINGNSVPAGVNVTAYDGAITRLLNATARYAVDSSAPSLSPRKYFATGQMAGVDPRFPTGIWSMAQCAGDISPVQCRSCLDDLLAQWWQKFDSKEIGARLDGSRCNLRFETGNFYTGSPMVKLQMNGEEAAPAPVPSTDVLPGTTGGKKNSVGKLLGIILPIVFVAAIAAIALCIWIVRKKRTYQGTNLPQTDTTYMAEDIESIKSILLSLPSLQAATNNFDESNKLGEGGFGTVYKGNLSGQEVAVKRLPKGLDQGLEELKNELGLMAKLHHRNLVRLEGFCLEEGERLLVYEYMPNKSLDNILFDHEKKRQLDWRKRFNIIEGVARGLQYLHEDSQNKIVHRDLKASNILLDSNMNPKIGDFGLARLFLQDQTRGITNHIVGTFGYMSPEYVMRGQYSIKSDVFSFGILVIEIVTGQKNNGHYFDEQNEDVVSIVWKHWSEGTLAEIIDDSLGRNYSETEVLKCVNIGLWCLQQNPMDRPTMSDVMVMLNDDDTSSLPAAAKPTFFLDASSGYSYTSGTISHPSAR